One genomic segment of Hordeum vulgare subsp. vulgare chromosome 2H, MorexV3_pseudomolecules_assembly, whole genome shotgun sequence includes these proteins:
- the LOC123429545 gene encoding pentatricopeptide repeat-containing protein At5g04780, mitochondrial-like, translating into MNQAWFNLPLSNTSPPYKATTPALASASTRARHPSPSSLVSEAATPATIPFMRHAARKAAAALLSPPTLPSPSSAPLSPPSPSSAPLLRCPQSLPEAGLGRIPRERVPTPIPFARGCHFHDARWLLDETPKRSAAAWTAVIAGCARAGRHADGMGAFAEMLAEGGAAPNAFVLAAVLRCCSGLGDVESGKRIHGWLLRNGVHLDRVLCNAVLDMYAKSGDYELTKRAFRAMVEVDAVSWNIVISACLQSGDILGSTQLFDESPVRDTSSWNTIISGLMRNGCAAKALDRLYHMARAGVEFNHYTYSTALALAGMLSMLDLGRQLHGRVLTSALEADAFVRSSLMDMYCKCGSIKTAVLVFERWSHLTGDMKFAWSTMIAGYVQNGREEEAFEFFRLMLCEGVAADQFTLTSAVAACANAGMVEQGRQVHGCIEKLGHSFDAPLASSIVDMYAKCGNLDDACRMFDIAPTKNVALWTSMLCSYASHGKGRMAIKLFNRMTAEKIKPNEVTLVGVLSACSHGRLVSEGEHFFKLMQEEYGIVPSIEHYNCMVDLYGRAGLLDKANIFINENKIKHESIVWKTLLSACRVHKDMEHAKLASESLIQLEQCDAGSYVMLSNMYATHSKWRDISKLRSLMLERGVRKQPGRSWIHLKNTVHTFVAGDAAHPRSSEIYTYLEKLMERLKELGYTSRIDLVAHDVEEEQRETALKFHSEKLAMAFGIISTPSGTPLRIFKNLRICVDCHEAIKYVSRATDREIVVRDLYRFHHFKDAKCSCEDFW; encoded by the coding sequence ATGAATCAAGCGTGGTTCAATCTTCCTctctcaaacacctcccctccctaCAAGGCTACAACCCCGGCGCTCGCCTCCGCCTCCACGCGCGCGCGCCATCCGTCACCTAGCAGCCTCGTCTCCGAGGCTGCTACACCAGCGACCATCCCATTCATGCGGCACGCGGCTAGGAAAGCTGCGGCCGCGCTGCTATCGCCGCCGACTCTCCCGTCTCCCTCCTCGGCGCCGCTATCGCCGCCGTCTCCCTCCTCGGCGCCGCTCCTCCGGTGTCCCCAGTCCCTGCCCGAGGCAGGATTGGGACGGATTCCCCGCGAGCGCGTCCCCACTCCAATCCCCTTCGCGAGAGGCTGTCACTTCCATGATGCACGCTGGCTGCTCGACGAAACGCCCAAGAGGAGCGCGGCCGCGTGGACGGCGGTCATCGCGGGCTGTGCACGCGCCGGACGGCACGCGGATGGCATGGGCGCGTTCGCGGAGATGCTGGCAGAGGGTGGAGCTGCGCCGAACGCGTTTGTTCTCGCCGCCGTCCTCAGGTGCTGCTCGGGGCTCGGCGACGTGGAGTCGGGCAAGCGCATCCATGGGTGGCTGCTGAGGAACGGGGTGCATCTGGACCGGGTTCTGTGTAATGCCGTTCTGGACATGTACGCCAAGTCTGGAGACTACGAGCTGACTAAGCGGGCATTCAGAGCCATGGTCGAGGTCGACGCCGTCTCCTGGAACATAGTGATCAGCGCGTGTCTGCAGAGCGGCgacattcttgggtcgacgcagcTGTTTGATGAGTCGCCGGTGCGAGACACTTCGAGCTGGAACACAATCATCAGCGGCTTGATGCGGAATGGGTGCGCTGCCAAGGCGCTGGACCGCCTGTACCATATGGCACGAGCTGGGGTGGAGTTTAATCACTACACATACTCCACGGCACTTGCCTTGGCTGGCATGCTTTCTATGCTGGACCTCGGTCGGCAGCTCCATGGCCGTGTGCTGACATCTGCACTGGAGGCTGACGCATTTGTTCGGAGCTCTCTCATGGACATGTACTGCAAGTGCGGCTCAATAAAGACTGCTGTGTTGGTCTTTGAGAGATGGTCGCATCTTACCGGCGACATGAAATTTGCATGGAGCACAATGATCGCTGGATACGTCCAGAATGGCAGGGAGGAAGAAGCTTTTGAGTTCTTTCGGTTGATGCTGTGTGAAGGGGTTGCTGCGGATCAGTTCACCCTCACCAGTGCAGTTGCGGCGTGTGCAAATGCAGGGATGGTTGAGCAAGGCAGGCAAGTGCATGGATGCATCGAGAAGCTAGGGCACAGTTTTGATGCACCATTGGCATCTAGCATCGTCGACATGTATGCTAAGTGTGGCAACCTTGATGACGCTTGCAGGATGTTTGACATAGCTCCCACGAAGAACGTTGCTCTCTGGACTTCAATGCTGTGCTCCTATGCGTCACATGGGAAAGGTAGGATGGCCATAAAACTCTTCAACAGAATGACTGCAGAAAAGATCAAACCAAATGAGGTCACCCTTGTCGGTGTTCTATCTGCCTGTAGCCATGGCAGATTGGTCAGTGAAGGAGAGCACTTCTTCAAGCTAATGCAAGAAGAGTATGGAATTGTTCCGAGCATTGAGCATTACAATTGCATGGTTGATCTTTACGGTCGAGCTGGACTGCTCGACAAAGCAaatatcttcatcaatgaaaacaaGATTAAGCACGAATCTATTGTTTGGAAGACACTACTGTCAGCTTGTCGAGTTCACAAGGACATGGAGCACGCAAAACTTGCTTCTGAAAGTTTGATTCAACTGGAGCAATGTGATGCTGGATCATATGTTATGCTGTCAAACATGTATGCCACTCACAGCAAATGGCGCGACATTTCGAAGCTCAGAAGTTTGATGCTGGAAAGGGGGGTTCGGAAGCAACCCGGACGGTCTTGGATCCATCTGAAGAACACCGTGCATACTTTTGTCGCGGGGGACGCGGCACACCCGAGATCATCTGAAATTTATACTTACTTGGAGAAGTTGATGGAGAGACTAAAGGAACTGGGGTACACTAGTAGAATTGATCTTGTTGCTCATGATGTGGAGGAGGAACAAAGGGAAACAGCTCTGAAGTTCCATAGTGAGAAGCTTGCCATGGCATTTGGGATCATCAGCACTCCTAGTGGGACTCCACTTCGAATCTTCAAGAACCTGCGTATTTGTGTGGACTGTCATGAAGCAATCAAGTATGTAAGCCGAGCCACAGATAGGGAGATCGTTGTACGAGATTTGTACCGGTTTCATCATTTCAAGGATGCGAAGTGTTCTTGTGAGGATTTCTGGTGA